The proteins below are encoded in one region of Ferroplasma acidiphilum:
- a CDS encoding extracellular solute-binding protein, whose product MQSSNPDIKPKGKVWTYVVIIIVIVAIISGGLIYYYSTFQHPAKQETISIAAPVYSSSTQDWEDFINNATQSWQAAHPNVTIKFVGPSGASSEGQYYTKLDLLTSSSSTAPSVMLEDMFYTATYQHEGILSPLNSYVNSTVFDNVFPSALGQMTINGTYYGLPAQVTDTLIYYNITLLQKAGVISSSNTTWQPTNWTQIIDAAQKVNNTLVPTDSSLIPLNIYEGSKGDEASSFTGFEGLLYGTGSGLYNFTDHKWVGYSNGLNETFGFYKTVFDEGLATSALSSTPYITAGQDLQQGKLAIAIDGSWMYGYQWAPGAQHPINNFTKYIGVAMIPTSSGQAPGFNTMVGGWGWAMYNGTPSSEKPLVASFMTALDNTSNQILINEPGQALAGGLPTAKNAVNNTNFAKLMPTAPSLDTFYTNILKYGSYRPPVAAYPKVSDALQQVMGDIVSAHYSVSHAATVYNSLLVSAVGGTSVVATTPYTPYFSINSHDTGNNQFNYMSNLYSDVSLSLLSYLLW is encoded by the coding sequence ATGCAAAGTAGTAATCCCGATATTAAACCAAAAGGAAAAGTTTGGACGTATGTGGTTATAATCATTGTTATTGTCGCAATAATTAGTGGTGGACTTATTTACTATTATTCAACATTTCAACATCCGGCAAAACAGGAAACAATTTCAATAGCAGCGCCTGTTTATTCATCTTCTACCCAGGATTGGGAAGATTTTATAAACAATGCAACACAAAGCTGGCAAGCAGCGCATCCAAATGTTACAATAAAGTTTGTAGGTCCATCTGGGGCAAGTAGTGAAGGTCAATATTATACAAAATTAGATTTATTAACTTCATCTTCCTCTACCGCGCCCTCCGTCATGTTAGAGGATATGTTTTATACAGCAACATATCAGCACGAAGGAATATTATCACCACTAAATTCATATGTAAATTCGACTGTCTTTGACAATGTTTTCCCCTCTGCATTAGGGCAGATGACTATTAATGGAACATATTATGGTTTACCTGCACAGGTCACAGATACTTTGATATATTACAATATAACATTATTACAGAAGGCGGGTGTAATATCATCCAGCAATACAACATGGCAACCAACAAACTGGACTCAGATAATAGACGCTGCACAAAAGGTAAATAACACTCTCGTTCCTACTGATAGTAGTTTAATTCCATTAAACATATATGAGGGAAGTAAAGGAGATGAAGCATCATCATTTACAGGATTTGAAGGCTTATTATACGGCACTGGAAGCGGGCTATATAACTTCACAGATCATAAATGGGTCGGGTACAGTAACGGTTTAAATGAAACTTTTGGATTCTATAAAACAGTTTTTGATGAAGGTCTTGCAACATCTGCATTAAGTTCCACACCATATATAACCGCAGGTCAAGATTTACAGCAGGGAAAATTAGCAATAGCTATAGATGGTAGCTGGATGTATGGATATCAATGGGCGCCAGGAGCACAACATCCAATAAACAACTTCACCAAATATATAGGTGTTGCAATGATACCCACATCTAGCGGTCAGGCACCCGGATTCAATACAATGGTAGGTGGCTGGGGTTGGGCTATGTACAATGGCACACCTTCGTCTGAAAAACCATTAGTTGCTTCCTTTATGACTGCACTGGACAATACATCAAATCAGATACTAATAAATGAACCCGGTCAGGCTTTAGCTGGTGGACTACCAACAGCTAAAAACGCTGTAAACAATACAAATTTCGCAAAACTTATGCCCACTGCTCCTTCACTGGATACATTTTATACGAATATACTTAAATATGGTAGTTATAGGCCTCCTGTTGCAGCATATCCCAAGGTTTCAGATGCGCTCCAGCAAGTAATGGGTGATATTGTTAGCGCTCATTATAGTGTTTCGCATGCCGCAACAGTATACAATTCTTTGCTTGTATCTGCAGTAGGTGGAACTAGCGTTGTGGCTACTACACCCTATACACCATATTTCAGTATAAATTCACACGATACCGGAAATAATCAGTTCAACTATATGTCCAATTTATATTCGGATGTGTCTTTATCACTGTTAAGTTATTTATTATGGTGA
- a CDS encoding aldo/keto reductase — translation MKYVNVGNSGLKVSTVAIGTWHLPGSGQFVNKVESVDEEEFKKIFKKAYDLGINFYDTADIYHGRVEHNEDCIECTGNSERVLGNILKDYDRESLVISTKVAGPMNYYVNSSGLSRKHILHGIKSSLERLKTDYVDLYQFHWSDNDTPLIETLKAMSHTVDLDLSRYIGMSNVNACDIPEFMNLSEKYNLNNFITMQEAYNILDRKIENDKILYAQRYNLGLLAYIPLDQGILAGKYLNNYGKGSRITYYSGLQNEIDRTLNTVKKLKEFADENDITLSQLAIAWLLNRGRELNIKIIPLLGITNIKYLDDNINALNVNLKTEDMKYINELSSAYTNDNMGH, via the coding sequence ATGAAATATGTTAATGTTGGAAATTCTGGATTAAAAGTTTCTACAGTGGCCATAGGTACATGGCACCTGCCAGGATCAGGACAATTTGTTAATAAGGTTGAATCTGTAGATGAAGAAGAATTTAAGAAAATTTTCAAGAAAGCTTATGATTTAGGCATAAATTTCTATGATACAGCAGATATTTACCATGGAAGAGTGGAACATAATGAGGATTGCATAGAATGCACAGGCAACTCGGAAAGGGTTCTTGGTAATATTTTAAAAGATTATGATAGGGAATCACTGGTTATATCTACAAAGGTAGCTGGACCTATGAATTATTATGTTAATTCATCCGGTCTATCCAGAAAACATATACTGCATGGCATTAAAAGTTCACTGGAGAGGCTAAAAACAGATTATGTGGATTTATACCAGTTCCACTGGTCAGATAACGATACTCCATTAATAGAGACTTTAAAGGCAATGAGCCATACCGTCGACCTTGACCTATCCAGGTATATAGGGATGAGCAATGTTAATGCCTGTGATATTCCGGAATTTATGAATTTATCTGAAAAATATAATTTAAATAATTTTATAACAATGCAGGAGGCTTATAATATACTTGACAGGAAAATTGAGAATGATAAGATTCTATATGCACAGAGATACAACTTAGGCTTGCTTGCATATATACCCCTTGATCAGGGGATACTTGCAGGGAAGTACTTAAACAATTACGGAAAAGGTTCCAGAATTACATACTATTCTGGGTTACAAAATGAAATAGATAGAACATTGAATACAGTAAAAAAATTAAAGGAATTTGCTGATGAAAATGATATTACATTATCCCAGCTCGCCATAGCATGGCTATTAAATAGAGGTAGAGAATTAAATATTAAAATTATACCGCTACTGGGAATAACAAACATAAAATATCTGGATGACAATATAAATGCACTGAATGTGAACTTAAAAACTGAAGATATGAAATATATAAATGAATTATCCAGTGCTTATACTAATGACAACATGGGCCATTAG
- a CDS encoding carbohydrate ABC transporter permease has product MKLNKLLTYIVLSLLGILFVIPFIWLIVEAFSPLNNVGLTFPSYYTLKPFYSVLTNKIFINSIYEGLIQSFGGTFLSILFAIGPAYIFSRKRFRFRLPLLLGILLLTGFPVFSLLIPEYVFYVKESLYNNIIGVILFLGVLNVPIDIWILKNSFDQIPQAIEKASYIDGASNLKSMLYIFLPLAMPIMAVLIILNFVINWGNFYVPYILLSSTHLFPISVEIYSFFGAYNVQYNELAAFSIIYTIPAIILYIFSQKYMIKALSGGVKG; this is encoded by the coding sequence ATGAAATTAAATAAATTATTAACATATATCGTTTTGTCATTATTAGGCATTTTATTTGTAATCCCATTTATATGGCTAATTGTTGAGGCCTTTAGCCCTTTAAATAATGTCGGGCTTACCTTCCCATCCTATTACACTTTAAAACCCTTTTACTCTGTATTAACAAATAAAATATTTATCAATTCAATATACGAAGGATTAATACAGTCATTTGGAGGGACTTTTTTGTCGATTTTATTTGCTATAGGTCCTGCCTATATTTTTTCTAGAAAAAGATTTAGATTTAGATTACCTTTGCTACTAGGTATATTACTTCTAACCGGATTTCCAGTATTTTCATTATTAATACCTGAATATGTATTTTATGTCAAAGAATCATTGTATAATAATATAATTGGAGTAATATTATTTTTAGGGGTCTTAAATGTGCCAATAGACATATGGATATTAAAAAATTCATTTGACCAGATACCTCAGGCTATAGAAAAGGCATCATATATAGACGGTGCATCTAATTTGAAGTCTATGCTCTATATCTTTTTGCCGCTTGCTATGCCAATTATGGCTGTTCTGATAATACTGAATTTTGTTATTAACTGGGGAAACTTTTATGTTCCATATATCTTACTTTCATCGACGCATTTGTTTCCCATATCTGTTGAAATATACAGTTTCTTTGGTGCATATAACGTACAGTATAACGAACTAGCAGCATTTTCTATAATATATACTATTCCAGCTATTATATTATATATATTCTCCCAGAAATATATGATAAAAGCATTATCAGGAGGAGTCAAAGGGTGA
- the acs gene encoding acetate--CoA ligase gives MKDTLPMDEKYKVHMSKYFEEYERSLKDVNGFWNENGRIIDWFKPFDKVLDDSKKPFYRWFINGKTNLSYNCLDRHIQNEKRNKVAFIWVPERGEEKVVTYFGLYRRVNAFARGLLNLGVKKGDKITIYMPMILEAPIAMLACARIGAVFNVVFSGFGEQALAERINNSNSKTIITADGGYRKGNIIQLKNIVDKAIDLSNGVDNVIVVKNTHTEIDMEPDRDYYYDDIIEDGYVEPEQMDSNDPLFILYTSGTTGKPKGILHANGGYPVWIANTLKWAFNPKDEDRWWCAADIGWITGHSYIVFAPLLLGLTSVMYEGAIDYPKPDRMWEIIERYGVNLLYTSPTAIRLLMKYGEKYPLSHDLSSLKTLGTVGEPINPAAWHWYYEVIGKSRCPIIDTYWQTETGGFTISPSARLGLPDLKPGSATFPMPGIDAEILDENGKNVKPGEKGYIVIKKPWPGLMLTVNNDDKRYIDTYFSKFKGKYFMGDYAIQDDDGYYWLLGRSDEVLKVSGHRIGTIEVEDGLVSMKEIAEAAVFGKPDTVKGDTIVAFATLKDGYEKSPELIENIKKRIRNNLGPIMVPEEIHIVSTVPKTRSGKIMRRVIKAVYLDQLPGDISTLENEASVEEIKRAVDIIKKGE, from the coding sequence ATGAAAGATACTTTGCCAATGGATGAAAAATACAAAGTGCACATGAGCAAATACTTTGAAGAATACGAAAGGTCTTTAAAAGATGTTAACGGATTCTGGAATGAAAATGGACGGATAATAGACTGGTTTAAGCCGTTTGATAAAGTACTTGATGACTCTAAAAAACCATTTTACCGCTGGTTTATCAATGGAAAAACTAATCTATCATATAATTGCCTTGACAGGCACATACAGAACGAGAAACGGAACAAAGTAGCGTTTATATGGGTTCCGGAGAGAGGAGAGGAAAAGGTTGTAACATATTTTGGATTATACAGGAGGGTCAATGCATTTGCAAGGGGATTATTAAACCTCGGTGTAAAAAAGGGAGATAAAATTACAATATACATGCCTATGATCCTTGAAGCACCAATAGCAATGCTGGCGTGTGCAAGAATAGGTGCGGTATTTAATGTTGTATTCTCCGGTTTCGGTGAACAGGCCCTGGCTGAGAGAATAAATAATTCAAATTCTAAAACAATTATAACTGCTGATGGAGGATATAGAAAGGGGAATATTATACAGCTAAAAAATATTGTTGATAAGGCTATAGACCTTAGCAATGGTGTGGACAATGTCATTGTAGTAAAAAACACACATACAGAAATAGACATGGAGCCGGACCGTGATTATTACTATGATGATATTATAGAAGATGGATATGTAGAGCCCGAGCAAATGGATTCAAATGACCCATTATTTATTCTGTATACCTCAGGAACTACCGGAAAGCCCAAAGGTATTTTACATGCCAACGGAGGATATCCTGTCTGGATTGCCAATACATTAAAATGGGCATTTAATCCGAAAGACGAGGATAGGTGGTGGTGTGCTGCTGATATTGGATGGATCACCGGGCATAGCTATATAGTGTTTGCACCTTTATTGTTAGGTTTAACATCTGTAATGTATGAAGGAGCTATAGATTATCCAAAGCCAGACAGGATGTGGGAGATTATTGAAAGATATGGCGTTAACCTTCTATATACATCACCAACGGCAATAAGGCTGTTAATGAAATACGGAGAAAAATACCCGTTGTCACATGACCTGTCTTCCTTAAAAACCCTGGGCACTGTTGGTGAACCTATAAATCCTGCAGCATGGCACTGGTACTATGAAGTAATTGGAAAGAGCAGATGCCCTATAATTGATACCTACTGGCAAACAGAAACAGGCGGTTTTACAATATCACCCTCTGCCAGGCTGGGATTGCCCGATCTAAAGCCGGGTTCGGCCACGTTCCCTATGCCCGGTATAGATGCGGAAATCCTGGATGAAAATGGGAAAAATGTAAAGCCAGGGGAAAAGGGGTATATAGTAATTAAAAAGCCATGGCCCGGATTGATGCTCACCGTGAATAATGATGATAAAAGGTACATTGACACATATTTCTCAAAATTCAAGGGCAAATATTTTATGGGTGACTATGCCATTCAGGATGATGATGGATATTACTGGCTTCTGGGCAGATCGGATGAAGTTTTGAAGGTATCCGGGCACAGGATTGGTACGATTGAAGTTGAGGACGGTTTAGTATCCATGAAGGAAATAGCTGAAGCAGCTGTATTTGGCAAACCGGATACAGTAAAAGGAGATACCATCGTTGCATTTGCAACATTAAAAGATGGATATGAAAAATCCCCTGAATTAATAGAGAATATTAAAAAAAGGATAAGGAATAATCTCGGCCCAATTATGGTTCCGGAGGAAATTCACATAGTGAGTACAGTGCCGAAAACCAGAAGTGGAAAAATAATGAGGCGAGTAATTAAGGCAGTTTACCTGGATCAATTGCCCGGAGATATCAGCACACTGGAAAATGAAGCATCTGTTGAAGAAATAAAAAGGGCAGTGGACATTATAAAGAAAGGAGAGTGA
- a CDS encoding IS256 family transposase, with translation MQDQLEVIKEKIKSYGLNRENMRDLKKWILNDLMNEEAEEQINASRYERNSNRKDYRNGYKQRSLLTTDGKIILDKPQFRETSFHTAVFDNYSRVERAVESIILESYLSGVSTRNVNKVVKSLDVQVSPSYVSSLYSRLDKTVNEFLERKIDGVYKFIYIDGTYLKIRNNGRYRNKAIYICVGINSDGYREILGARIYDSETEIQWELFFDDLKNRGLNSVEMVISDGNKGIREAVKQSFPGASWQYCHVHFMRNLRKLMGKQQWKDISLLVKRALDNPDILPVLQDKLVDKGLDKCSTMFDRYYDSLYNYRSFNTNIQGLRRLRVSNTIERLNAEIKRRTKKIGAFPSDDSAMRLAGSIMMDINEEYVTGRKYINMEEINRE, from the coding sequence ATGCAAGACCAATTAGAAGTAATAAAAGAAAAGATAAAAAGTTATGGATTGAACAGAGAAAATATGAGGGATTTAAAGAAGTGGATCCTGAATGATCTCATGAATGAGGAAGCAGAAGAGCAAATAAATGCATCCAGGTATGAGAGAAATAGTAATAGAAAGGATTACAGGAATGGGTATAAGCAGAGATCATTATTGACAACAGATGGAAAGATTATACTGGATAAGCCACAGTTCAGGGAAACATCTTTCCATACAGCTGTATTTGACAATTATTCAAGGGTAGAGAGAGCTGTAGAATCCATTATACTGGAATCATACCTTAGTGGAGTTTCTACAAGGAATGTGAATAAGGTAGTAAAATCCTTAGATGTACAGGTATCACCATCCTATGTATCGTCATTATACTCAAGGCTTGATAAAACAGTAAATGAATTCCTTGAAAGGAAGATAGATGGAGTATATAAATTCATATACATAGATGGTACATACCTTAAAATAAGGAATAATGGAAGGTACAGGAATAAGGCCATCTATATCTGTGTAGGAATTAACAGTGATGGATATAGAGAGATATTAGGTGCAAGAATATATGATTCTGAAACTGAAATACAGTGGGAATTATTCTTTGATGATCTGAAAAACAGGGGATTAAATAGTGTTGAAATGGTAATATCAGATGGAAATAAGGGTATTAGAGAAGCAGTTAAACAGTCATTTCCTGGTGCTTCATGGCAATACTGCCATGTACACTTTATGAGGAATTTAAGGAAATTAATGGGAAAACAGCAATGGAAAGATATATCATTGCTGGTAAAGCGGGCACTGGATAATCCTGATATACTCCCTGTACTGCAGGATAAGCTTGTTGATAAAGGATTGGATAAATGTTCTACTATGTTTGACAGATACTATGATTCATTATACAACTATAGATCATTCAATACAAATATACAGGGGCTTAGAAGACTAAGAGTATCCAATACCATAGAAAGATTGAATGCAGAAATAAAAAGAAGGACTAAGAAAATAGGTGCATTTCCATCTGATGATTCTGCAATGAGATTAGCAGGTTCTATAATGATGGACATAAATGAGGAGTATGTAACAGGAAGAAAATATATAAATATGGAGGAGATTAACAGAGAGTAA
- a CDS encoding alpha-mannosidase → MFKTNNKLIISRRLYEIISLSIIDVQIIDHVKLNNNDIKLPYSTFQNPDDINNFSFEVNLDKLEDNYKYLLSVEISGNAELIIDGILDQSIDAGHTYSIFNGPKREFILRTGSRELFGRNQWDLSIKSIKIITINYTLFQIGMELLQLYNYANTMGRSKNKIYNSMLKYLSTVYESPNIEQITGLAAVLLNKKHKELIDFLSDIYGYPVLNKTITDYNRNKINMDRYNNILDEIAKTINEISDSKYKNNTMFTFGHCHIDVAWLWPYSETVRKIQRSFSNVLKLYDMDFNFAFAQSTALYYYEIEKNNKSIFNKIKKLVKEDKWIPVGGMWVESDTNLIRGESLARQLLYGQSYFMEAFNRYARIAWLPDTFGFSGQLPQLFVKSGMNAFVTHKPMWNDTTEFPYHCFKWSGIDNTSIMTSISSLGYNENLDFDSIINACKLNKNSDLPITYLYGYGDGGGGPDIEMMLKLNQAKHSEFMPRVKSSFNEQDYISNLDKFNDKMPTYNGEIYLENHRGVYTTNHEIKKFVATLEDKLSMLEFLNSMNYGSATQRNNTKNLWYNLLKAQFHDILPGSAYYYAYEEEFTELDNLNEEIDKITIIAIKIFIENKNIKKGLIAINNSQYSFTGYLEIDSSNLPSEMPGNGVIHTMDKDFVLINVPALGFATVDQSAEDNKFQNPVKIRNVKGKYIVQNAKLKLIINSKGIISFFHNNKKYIKNGNIIRIYNDVPSNFDAWNIDVQNIKNDMHMEEIKTDIRIISENTIGVIEIKRTFEDSSFIIQKIIVKPDSDIVEFENTAILNNREKLVKVLFEPGFTTDYIRREIPFGYVRMKLDSANEKTHFEFPALRYVDYSDNDHGFSIVSRESHGYSFISNKLGISIGKTPLYPNPFSDRNGIKEKFYVCLHDRNYNIYKEANFIFNPVKLYNNKYDGNKKKERLLNFSGDDIILENIKISENEQGLIARFYNCSDKISNFELKIPDKDIYETDILENNKIKIDKNIIFKPFEIKTLLIEKIH, encoded by the coding sequence ATGTTCAAAACCAATAACAAGTTAATAATATCTAGAAGATTATATGAAATTATATCTTTAAGCATAATAGACGTACAAATTATAGATCATGTAAAGCTAAATAATAATGATATAAAATTACCCTACTCAACTTTTCAAAATCCCGATGACATTAATAATTTTTCCTTTGAAGTAAATTTGGATAAACTGGAGGATAATTATAAATACTTACTATCAGTAGAAATATCAGGAAATGCAGAATTAATTATTGATGGAATACTTGACCAATCAATAGATGCTGGCCATACATATTCAATATTTAACGGGCCAAAAAGGGAATTTATACTCAGAACAGGAAGCAGGGAATTATTTGGAAGGAACCAGTGGGATTTAAGTATAAAATCTATAAAAATAATAACAATTAATTATACATTGTTTCAAATTGGCATGGAATTGTTACAGTTATATAATTATGCGAATACAATGGGAAGATCTAAAAACAAAATTTACAATAGTATGTTAAAGTATCTGTCAACAGTATATGAATCTCCAAATATAGAGCAAATTACAGGACTGGCTGCTGTGCTTCTGAATAAAAAACATAAAGAATTAATAGATTTTTTATCTGATATATATGGTTACCCCGTACTTAATAAAACCATTACAGATTATAATAGAAACAAAATTAACATGGACAGATATAATAACATATTAGATGAGATTGCTAAAACAATAAACGAGATTAGTGATAGTAAATATAAAAATAATACAATGTTTACTTTCGGTCATTGTCATATAGATGTTGCCTGGTTGTGGCCATATTCTGAAACTGTAAGGAAAATACAGAGATCTTTTTCAAACGTCTTAAAACTTTACGATATGGATTTTAATTTTGCCTTTGCACAGAGTACAGCATTATACTACTATGAAATAGAAAAGAATAATAAATCCATTTTTAATAAGATTAAGAAATTGGTTAAAGAAGATAAATGGATTCCCGTTGGTGGCATGTGGGTTGAATCTGATACTAATTTAATAAGAGGAGAATCACTGGCTCGCCAGTTATTATACGGGCAGAGCTATTTTATGGAAGCTTTTAACAGATATGCCAGGATAGCATGGTTGCCTGATACTTTTGGTTTCTCTGGCCAATTGCCACAGTTGTTTGTTAAATCAGGTATGAATGCCTTTGTTACACATAAACCAATGTGGAACGACACAACCGAGTTTCCATACCATTGTTTTAAGTGGTCTGGAATCGATAATACTTCAATTATGACGAGTATATCCAGTTTAGGTTATAATGAAAACCTGGATTTTGATTCTATTATCAATGCATGTAAATTAAATAAAAATAGTGACCTGCCAATTACATATTTATATGGATATGGTGATGGTGGTGGAGGACCTGATATAGAAATGATGTTAAAGCTAAATCAGGCTAAACATTCAGAATTTATGCCCCGGGTCAAGAGCAGTTTTAATGAGCAGGATTATATTAGCAACCTTGATAAGTTTAATGATAAAATGCCCACTTACAATGGTGAAATTTATCTTGAAAATCACCGTGGAGTTTATACTACAAATCATGAGATTAAAAAATTTGTTGCAACCCTTGAAGATAAATTATCAATGCTTGAATTTTTAAATTCTATGAATTATGGGTCTGCAACACAGAGAAATAACACAAAAAATCTGTGGTACAATTTACTGAAGGCACAGTTTCATGATATATTGCCAGGTTCAGCCTATTATTATGCATATGAAGAAGAATTTACTGAACTGGATAATTTAAATGAAGAGATAGATAAAATTACAATAATAGCGATAAAGATATTTATAGAAAATAAAAATATCAAGAAAGGTTTGATTGCCATAAACAATAGCCAGTATAGCTTTACTGGATATCTGGAAATAGACAGCTCAAATTTACCCTCCGAGATGCCAGGAAATGGAGTAATACATACTATGGATAAGGACTTTGTTTTAATAAACGTACCCGCATTAGGTTTTGCTACAGTTGATCAAAGTGCTGAAGATAATAAATTTCAAAATCCAGTAAAAATTAGAAATGTAAAAGGTAAATATATAGTACAGAATGCAAAATTAAAGTTAATAATTAATTCTAAAGGTATTATCTCATTTTTTCACAATAATAAAAAATATATCAAAAATGGAAACATAATCAGAATATACAATGACGTACCATCAAATTTTGATGCCTGGAATATAGATGTTCAAAATATAAAAAATGATATGCATATGGAAGAGATAAAAACTGATATTAGAATAATTTCAGAGAACACAATAGGCGTTATTGAAATTAAAAGAACATTTGAAGATAGTTCCTTTATAATACAGAAAATAATAGTAAAACCTGACTCAGATATCGTGGAATTTGAAAATACAGCTATACTGAATAACAGGGAAAAACTTGTTAAGGTTCTATTCGAACCGGGTTTCACTACAGATTATATTAGAAGGGAAATACCTTTCGGGTATGTGAGGATGAAATTAGATAGTGCAAATGAAAAAACACATTTTGAATTCCCTGCATTGAGATATGTAGACTACAGCGATAACGACCATGGATTCTCAATAGTATCAAGAGAGTCTCATGGATACAGCTTTATTAGCAATAAACTGGGTATAAGTATCGGGAAAACGCCATTATATCCAAACCCATTCTCCGATAGAAACGGGATTAAAGAAAAATTTTATGTGTGCCTGCATGATAGGAACTATAATATTTATAAAGAAGCAAATTTTATATTTAATCCTGTAAAACTCTACAATAATAAGTACGATGGTAACAAGAAAAAGGAGAGATTGCTCAACTTTTCAGGAGATGATATAATCCTGGAAAATATAAAGATCTCTGAAAACGAACAGGGTTTAATAGCCAGATTTTACAATTGTTCTGATAAAATTTCAAACTTTGAATTGAAAATTCCTGATAAAGACATTTATGAAACAGATATACTTGAAAACAACAAAATCAAAATTGACAAAAATATCATCTTTAAACCCTTTGAAATAAAAACACTGTTAATAGAAAAAATTCACTAA
- a CDS encoding carbohydrate ABC transporter permease produces the protein MQQFAKNKFNFKKNAIFLILVPSFVYLLIFFIYPIFLSIKYSFTNLSLYDISHYAFTEFTNYKELFTSHLFLKSIYITIIFLIFSAIIGQMFLGSIIAYLITLTQKYFKIVVTTVILIAWATPQVTAGIMWYSTLSYIPDGTINFILTGFGLHSINFLSIHNALYSIIIANIWIGLGFSVLIFLGGIQGIDPSIIKASYVDGAKPFRRFFSIIFPLLKKSIITDLLLITLFTFGTFTLIYVLTAGGPAGSTELLTIYQYNTAFSLFSLGLANAIGVIIIIIALGLSLIYLKFIKVN, from the coding sequence ATGCAACAGTTTGCTAAAAATAAATTTAATTTTAAAAAGAACGCAATTTTTTTAATATTAGTACCATCTTTCGTTTATTTGCTCATATTTTTTATATATCCAATATTCTTATCGATAAAATATTCATTTACAAATTTATCTCTATATGATATTAGCCATTATGCTTTTACGGAATTTACTAACTACAAGGAATTATTTACAAGTCACTTATTTTTGAAATCAATATATATTACAATCATATTTTTGATTTTTTCAGCAATAATCGGGCAAATGTTTCTGGGCTCTATAATAGCCTATTTAATAACATTGACTCAGAAATATTTTAAGATAGTAGTAACTACAGTTATACTTATTGCATGGGCCACACCACAGGTTACAGCGGGAATTATGTGGTACAGTACATTGAGTTACATACCAGATGGGACAATAAATTTTATACTGACCGGTTTCGGATTGCACTCTATAAATTTCCTCTCAATTCACAATGCATTATATTCTATCATTATAGCTAATATATGGATCGGTCTCGGTTTTTCTGTACTAATATTTCTTGGAGGAATTCAAGGAATTGACCCATCGATAATAAAAGCATCTTATGTTGATGGCGCAAAACCTTTTAGAAGGTTTTTCTCTATAATATTCCCTCTTTTGAAAAAAAGTATAATAACTGATTTGTTATTAATTACGTTATTCACATTTGGAACTTTTACATTGATATATGTTCTTACTGCCGGAGGACCTGCTGGTAGTACGGAGTTGCTTACAATTTATCAGTACAATACAGCTTTTTCCCTATTTTCACTTGGTCTGGCAAATGCTATCGGAGTAATTATAATAATAATAGCCCTAGGTCTTTCTTTAATATATCTTAAATTTATTAAGGTGAACTAA